One genomic region from Natrinema caseinilyticum encodes:
- a CDS encoding cobalt-factor II C(20)-methyltransferase — protein MTLSGVGLGPGEADLVTVRGKRVLENADVVYSPGRLSRTVALEHVDESKIGDLEFPMTRDEEKLRAAWKEAAAEIAPNARDGDVAFVTLGDPNVYSTFGHLRRTIDAFHPDVDLEIVPGVSAVTAFATALGVEIEAGAGLSLREAAGGHSPTGPDRMILFKVTDAPATHEGLAEANYEVTYGRRLFMEQGETLVTDDPAAIDQRDYYTLAYAEKADLQVERATAAFETDRTESEARSDGGREVSDDERAATERANGCEGGDCGHGGGHR, from the coding sequence ATGACGCTGTCCGGCGTCGGACTCGGACCCGGCGAGGCCGACCTCGTGACCGTCCGCGGGAAGAGGGTCCTCGAGAACGCCGACGTTGTCTACTCGCCGGGCCGCCTGTCGCGGACCGTCGCGCTCGAGCACGTCGACGAGTCGAAGATCGGCGATCTCGAGTTCCCGATGACGAGAGACGAGGAGAAACTGCGGGCGGCGTGGAAGGAGGCCGCGGCGGAGATCGCCCCGAACGCGCGCGACGGCGACGTCGCGTTCGTCACACTGGGCGACCCGAACGTGTACTCGACCTTCGGGCACCTCCGCCGGACGATCGACGCGTTCCACCCCGACGTGGACCTCGAGATCGTCCCCGGCGTGAGCGCGGTAACGGCCTTCGCGACCGCGCTGGGGGTCGAGATCGAGGCCGGTGCGGGGCTCTCCTTGCGGGAGGCCGCCGGCGGCCACAGCCCGACGGGGCCGGATCGGATGATCCTGTTCAAGGTAACCGATGCGCCGGCCACCCACGAGGGCCTCGCCGAGGCCAATTACGAGGTGACCTACGGCCGCCGGCTATTCATGGAGCAGGGCGAGACGCTCGTCACTGACGATCCCGCAGCGATCGACCAGCGCGACTACTACACGCTCGCCTACGCCGAGAAAGCGGACCTCCAGGTCGAGCGGGCGACTGCGGCCTTCGAGACCGATCGCACTGAGTCGGAGGCCCGCTCGGACGGCGGCCGCGAGGTGAGCGACGACGAACGGGCCGCCACAGAGCGCGCGAACGGCTGCGAGGGTGGCGACTGCGGACACGGCGGAGGGCACCGATGA
- the cobJ gene encoding precorrin-3B C(17)-methyltransferase encodes MSTDTNADADTESTSNCGASPSEASTDDSSSNYGASSSTDDSSSSECGASSSSSASSSSVCSASSSDDSSSNEREVGATVDDFDASPGQLIAVGLGPGHPEGMTERAKSALLEADHIVGYTTYIELIPDEITEEADDVYDTPMCGEVSRTEESIDRALAGNDVAIVGSGDPNVYALAGLALEILESKGATASMVDFEVVPGVPAAQSCAARLGAPLVNDTVSVSLSDHLVPMPEIESRLHSVASENFTITIYNPWSRKRRKNYEKCCEILLAHRDPDTSVGIVHGAGRDDEQVTITELGELEELGESEIIDMTTTIVVGTEDTYVWDDRMVTPRGYETKYDY; translated from the coding sequence ATGAGCACGGACACCAACGCGGATGCTGACACGGAATCGACTTCCAACTGCGGTGCCTCGCCGAGCGAAGCGAGCACCGACGACTCGAGTTCGAACTACGGCGCCTCGAGCAGCACCGACGACTCGAGTAGCTCCGAATGCGGCGCGTCCTCGAGTTCGAGTGCCTCGTCTTCGAGCGTGTGCAGCGCCTCGAGTTCCGACGACTCGAGCAGTAACGAGCGGGAGGTCGGCGCGACGGTCGACGACTTCGACGCCTCGCCCGGTCAATTGATCGCCGTCGGCCTCGGTCCCGGCCATCCGGAGGGGATGACCGAGCGAGCGAAGTCGGCGCTGCTCGAGGCCGATCACATCGTCGGCTATACGACCTACATCGAGCTGATTCCCGACGAAATCACCGAGGAGGCCGACGACGTCTACGACACGCCGATGTGCGGCGAGGTCTCCCGAACCGAGGAGTCGATCGACCGTGCGCTCGCTGGAAACGACGTGGCCATCGTCGGGAGCGGCGACCCGAACGTCTACGCGCTCGCGGGGCTCGCACTCGAGATACTCGAGTCCAAGGGCGCGACGGCCTCGATGGTCGACTTCGAGGTCGTTCCCGGCGTGCCGGCGGCCCAGTCCTGTGCGGCCCGACTGGGCGCGCCGCTGGTGAACGACACCGTCTCGGTGTCGCTCTCGGACCACCTCGTCCCGATGCCGGAGATCGAGTCGCGACTGCACTCGGTGGCCAGCGAGAACTTCACGATCACCATCTACAACCCGTGGAGCCGCAAGCGCCGGAAGAACTACGAGAAGTGCTGTGAGATCCTCCTGGCTCACCGCGATCCAGACACGTCGGTCGGCATCGTCCACGGGGCCGGCCGCGACGACGAGCAGGTGACGATCACCGAACTCGGTGAACTCGAGGAACTCGGCGAGAGCGAGATCATCGACATGACGACGACGATCGTCGTCGGCACCGAGGACACCTACGTCTGGGACGACCGGATGGTGACCCCGCGCGGCTACGAGACGAAGTACGACTACTGA
- a CDS encoding cobalamin biosynthesis protein has product MSGTEAPTEVEVPLDPLAGHPATAYFWGHVAGSGDVSDDRIEVVTNDEESAQVLAAVAGGDLEHETTTRDYAHDTSITRTEDEYALSIDGEGSERDDPAGAGLLGRSGALGLPVDGRGNYRFGAFASHDRELLRGLLEGCGTICFKSSSGTVGISFVHDDRALLELARELIAECPVDAPVDELSETSSGGYWFGVDDAAAPDFGTWCYGDCEETGLFAPSRRRKLEQSLEQADAYDDE; this is encoded by the coding sequence ATGAGCGGTACGGAAGCTCCGACCGAAGTCGAGGTCCCGTTGGATCCGCTCGCGGGCCACCCCGCGACGGCGTACTTCTGGGGTCACGTCGCCGGTAGCGGCGACGTCTCGGACGACCGAATCGAAGTGGTGACCAACGACGAGGAATCTGCACAGGTGCTCGCCGCGGTCGCGGGCGGCGACCTCGAGCATGAGACGACCACCCGCGACTACGCCCACGACACTTCGATCACGCGCACGGAAGACGAGTACGCGCTGTCAATCGACGGAGAGGGGAGCGAACGAGACGATCCCGCCGGCGCGGGTCTGCTCGGACGGAGCGGCGCGCTCGGCCTCCCCGTCGACGGCCGTGGAAACTATCGCTTCGGTGCGTTCGCGAGCCACGATCGTGAACTGCTCCGGGGCCTGCTCGAGGGCTGTGGCACGATCTGTTTCAAGTCCTCCAGTGGAACGGTCGGCATCTCGTTCGTTCACGACGATCGAGCGTTGCTCGAGCTCGCGCGGGAGCTGATCGCGGAGTGTCCGGTCGACGCGCCCGTCGACGAGCTCTCGGAGACCTCGTCGGGCGGTTACTGGTTCGGCGTCGACGACGCCGCCGCGCCCGACTTCGGGACGTGGTGCTACGGGGACTGCGAGGAAACCGGACTGTTCGCGCCGAGTCGCCGGCGCAAACTCGAGCAGAGCCTCGAGCAGGCCGATGCGTACGACGACGAGTAG
- the cbiG gene encoding cobalt-precorrin 5A hydrolase produces MSSGTENADTTDDGGSDAEGGHCSTPDSDGEVATEIAIVSFDRKMDTAEEIEAGIGDRYETVDVIEYHGDVFEEHWGEYDCFVGLMASGIAMRKTAHLLDDKWDDPAICVVDEELTWAIPITGGHHGANQVAQDLATMGAVPAMTTASEAAGKRGVESRAKAMDAHIVNGDSTVQTNLAVLDDTLGPVARLDGPKAVLVGDDVTVLKRNTDDGIVVGTGSVSGASKAAFLAAWETALEQTDDDLADVEFVATATRKEDEDGLLAAARELDLGVVAFDKETLLAHEGPTPSKSKELIGWPGVSEAAAIAGGAEQELVLEKISYEGEVTVAIGR; encoded by the coding sequence ATGAGCTCAGGAACTGAGAACGCGGATACGACTGACGATGGTGGATCGGACGCCGAGGGCGGTCACTGTTCGACGCCGGATTCGGACGGCGAAGTCGCGACGGAGATCGCGATCGTCTCCTTCGACCGGAAGATGGACACCGCCGAGGAGATCGAAGCGGGAATCGGTGATCGCTACGAGACGGTCGATGTCATCGAGTATCACGGCGACGTCTTCGAGGAGCACTGGGGCGAGTACGACTGTTTCGTCGGTCTGATGGCCTCCGGGATCGCGATGCGGAAGACGGCCCACCTGCTCGACGACAAGTGGGACGATCCGGCCATCTGCGTCGTCGACGAGGAACTGACGTGGGCCATCCCGATCACGGGCGGCCACCACGGCGCGAATCAAGTCGCACAGGACCTCGCGACGATGGGCGCGGTCCCGGCGATGACAACCGCGAGCGAAGCCGCGGGCAAGCGAGGTGTCGAGTCGCGCGCGAAGGCGATGGACGCCCACATCGTCAACGGCGATTCGACGGTGCAGACGAACCTCGCCGTCCTGGACGACACCCTCGGGCCCGTGGCCAGACTCGACGGCCCGAAGGCCGTGCTCGTCGGCGACGACGTGACGGTCCTCAAGCGCAACACGGACGACGGGATCGTCGTCGGCACCGGCAGCGTCTCCGGTGCGAGTAAAGCGGCGTTCCTCGCCGCGTGGGAGACGGCCCTCGAGCAAACCGACGACGACCTCGCCGACGTCGAGTTCGTCGCCACCGCGACGCGAAAGGAAGACGAGGACGGCCTGCTCGCGGCCGCCCGGGAACTCGACCTCGGCGTCGTCGCGTTCGACAAGGAAACGCTGCTCGCACACGAGGGGCCGACCCCCTCGAAGTCGAAGGAACTGATCGGCTGGCCCGGCGTCTCCGAGGCCGCCGCAATCGCAGGTGGAGCCGAGCAGGAACTCGTACTCGAGAAAATCAGCTACGAGGGCGAGGTTACGGTGGCGATCGGTCGATGA
- a CDS encoding cobalt-precorrin-7 (C(5))-methyltransferase, giving the protein MSGDYDLDAGPDPARFAAGGAEPDINEEMADPVYAVGVGPGNPEYLTPRGERAIGEADVVVGFATVVEFVAEKTDADLLTCGYEDEAATLEEFADRVAAGESGTAVAMGDPNHSGYQFVGKVQDAVERASRNPDSHAHRDAVERGESDVPVRIVPGISSLQVAASRARTPMEDAEFVTLHKSGDLESDMDRLAAAVHDRHLLVLPRPYDRMPADIAASLLEQGAEPTLEALVLERLTHDDEEIHRFTLAELSEFAGGSGRDDTPFSDLVVLAVRQPV; this is encoded by the coding sequence ATGAGCGGGGACTACGACCTCGACGCGGGACCGGATCCGGCGAGATTCGCCGCGGGTGGTGCTGAGCCGGATATAAACGAGGAGATGGCGGACCCGGTCTACGCCGTCGGCGTCGGTCCCGGGAACCCGGAGTACCTCACACCGCGTGGAGAGCGAGCGATCGGTGAGGCGGACGTCGTCGTCGGCTTTGCGACCGTCGTCGAGTTCGTCGCGGAGAAGACGGACGCCGACCTCCTGACCTGCGGGTACGAGGACGAAGCCGCGACACTCGAGGAGTTCGCCGACCGCGTCGCGGCCGGCGAGTCCGGGACCGCCGTCGCGATGGGCGATCCCAACCACTCCGGCTATCAGTTCGTCGGAAAGGTACAGGACGCCGTCGAACGCGCTTCCAGGAACCCCGATTCGCACGCCCATCGGGACGCCGTCGAACGCGGGGAGTCCGACGTTCCGGTTCGTATCGTTCCCGGCATCTCGTCGCTCCAGGTCGCCGCGAGCCGCGCCCGAACGCCGATGGAGGACGCGGAGTTCGTGACGCTCCACAAAAGCGGCGACCTCGAGTCCGACATGGACCGACTCGCGGCCGCGGTTCACGATCGGCATCTGCTCGTGCTTCCGCGGCCCTACGATCGGATGCCCGCCGATATCGCCGCCTCTCTGCTCGAGCAGGGCGCCGAACCGACGCTCGAGGCGCTCGTCCTCGAGCGATTGACCCACGACGACGAGGAAATCCATCGGTTCACGCTCGCGGAGCTGTCGGAATTCGCCGGGGGGAGCGGACGAGACGACACGCCGTTTTCCGATCTGGTCGTGCTCGCGGTTCGCCAGCCGGTGTAG
- a CDS encoding ferredoxin, whose amino-acid sequence MPRYEVTIEKDACDGIFACLTRDPRFVEGGDGLATIDPGADPVYDCEGEVTDDAERVVATFDDDRIDEAQQAAAACPTDAIVVREVGE is encoded by the coding sequence ATGCCACGATACGAAGTCACCATCGAGAAAGACGCCTGTGACGGCATCTTCGCCTGCCTGACCCGCGACCCGCGGTTCGTCGAGGGCGGGGACGGCCTCGCGACGATCGATCCCGGCGCGGATCCGGTCTACGACTGCGAGGGCGAAGTGACTGACGACGCCGAGCGCGTCGTCGCGACGTTCGACGACGACCGCATCGACGAGGCCCAGCAGGCCGCCGCGGCCTGCCCGACGGACGCAATCGTCGTCCGGGAGGTGGGCGAATGA
- a CDS encoding precorrin-8X methylmutase, with protein MSDSQEFETEYADLGATTRNAMDIAQTSMDIVRQFTPDETLADRIRQKSVHSMGDIEFQHLLAFTGCDEVGDDADAPVRAGARAVLEEAPIVTDITMVKAGVTGRGHDCEVSKAIGHGKELAEETGMTRTAASMLELDEADAFEGAIVTIGNAPTAALALADCIEQGTRPAVVVATPVGFVKAEESRERIRAVSEEYGVPAITHVGRRGGSGLAAALTNELIHVATDVRTDGLELGLDAETRAETGENR; from the coding sequence ATGAGCGACAGCCAGGAGTTCGAGACGGAGTACGCGGATCTGGGCGCAACGACACGGAACGCGATGGACATCGCACAGACGAGCATGGATATCGTCCGGCAGTTCACCCCGGACGAGACGCTGGCCGATCGGATCCGACAGAAGTCGGTCCACTCGATGGGCGATATCGAGTTCCAGCACCTACTCGCGTTCACCGGGTGTGACGAGGTCGGCGACGACGCGGACGCGCCCGTTCGAGCCGGCGCGCGGGCCGTGCTCGAGGAGGCACCCATCGTCACGGACATCACGATGGTGAAAGCCGGTGTCACGGGCCGGGGTCACGACTGCGAGGTCTCGAAGGCGATCGGTCACGGGAAGGAACTCGCCGAAGAAACGGGGATGACCCGGACCGCCGCGTCGATGCTCGAACTCGACGAGGCCGACGCCTTCGAGGGCGCGATCGTCACGATCGGGAACGCGCCGACGGCGGCGCTGGCGCTCGCCGACTGCATCGAGCAGGGGACGCGGCCGGCGGTCGTGGTCGCAACCCCCGTCGGCTTCGTCAAGGCCGAGGAGAGCCGCGAGCGCATCCGCGCCGTCAGCGAGGAGTACGGCGTGCCGGCGATCACGCACGTCGGCCGCCGCGGCGGGAGCGGGCTGGCCGCCGCGCTGACGAACGAACTGATCCACGTCGCGACGGACGTCCGGACCGACGGCCTCGAGTTGGGCCTCGACGCCGAGACGCGAGCCGAAACCGGCGAGAACCGATGA
- a CDS encoding CopG family ribbon-helix-helix protein, with protein sequence MRTSFNIPDEIVEEFDRVWQEQGIENRSRAAREAMLEYIESHTKLEETSGEVIALVGFDYRHHEVIGALHAVQHDYQDVIQNTSHTHQGEWCLESLFCRGPAEQVRELTYRLRDFDGVRRVKVMVIRESTE encoded by the coding sequence ATGCGAACGAGTTTCAACATTCCCGACGAAATCGTCGAGGAATTCGACCGGGTGTGGCAGGAGCAAGGGATCGAGAACAGATCACGTGCTGCCAGAGAGGCGATGCTCGAGTACATCGAATCACACACCAAACTCGAGGAGACGAGCGGCGAAGTCATCGCGCTCGTCGGGTTCGACTATCGCCACCACGAGGTGATCGGTGCCCTCCACGCCGTCCAGCACGACTATCAAGACGTGATCCAGAACACGAGCCACACGCACCAGGGCGAGTGGTGTTTGGAGTCTCTCTTCTGTCGGGGGCCGGCCGAACAGGTGCGCGAACTCACCTATCGTCTCCGCGATTTCGACGGTGTCCGGCGGGTCAAAGTCATGGTCATTCGCGAGAGTACCGAGTAG
- a CDS encoding cobyrinic acid a,c-diamide synthase, whose protein sequence is MKGIVLGGVSSGVGKTVAALSVIRALESAGYAVQPAKAGPDFIDPSHHEAVAGRPSRTLDCWLEGKDGLRRNYHRGEGDVCVVEGVMGLYDGDCSSTALVAEALELPVVLVVDANAGMESVAATALGFREYAETIGRDIDVAGIVAQRAHGGRHERGIRDALPDDLEYFGRIPPSSDLEIPDRHLGLEMGAEAALPTDALRAAADSLRIERLAAVGSEPPAPETPIEPAESVDATVAVASDGAFCFRYPATIDRFRERAEVISFSPVAGDPVPDCDAVYLPGGYPELHADELESAGTLTELGDRAAEGLPVLGECGGLMAMSRSLTTTDGERHAMAGILPSDVRMHDRYQALDHVELEAIGRTLTANAGERIRGHEFHYSSAAVDDDARFAFETVRGDGIDGDHDGLTEYLSLGTYVHVHPESGAFDRFLERVATAN, encoded by the coding sequence ATGAAAGGGATCGTCCTCGGCGGTGTCAGCTCCGGCGTCGGAAAGACGGTCGCGGCGCTGTCGGTGATCCGAGCGCTCGAGTCGGCCGGGTACGCGGTCCAACCGGCCAAGGCGGGACCGGACTTCATCGATCCGAGCCACCACGAGGCGGTCGCGGGTCGCCCCTCCCGGACGCTCGATTGCTGGCTCGAGGGGAAAGACGGGCTTCGACGGAACTACCACCGCGGCGAAGGCGACGTCTGCGTCGTCGAGGGTGTGATGGGGTTGTACGATGGCGACTGCTCGAGTACCGCTCTGGTCGCGGAGGCCCTCGAATTGCCGGTGGTCCTCGTCGTCGACGCGAACGCGGGCATGGAGAGCGTCGCGGCGACGGCGCTCGGGTTTCGCGAGTACGCCGAGACGATCGGTCGCGATATCGACGTCGCCGGCATCGTCGCCCAGCGCGCACACGGCGGACGCCACGAACGGGGAATCCGTGACGCCTTGCCCGACGATCTCGAGTACTTCGGTCGCATTCCTCCCTCGAGCGACCTCGAGATACCCGATCGACATCTCGGCCTCGAGATGGGGGCCGAAGCCGCGCTGCCGACTGACGCGCTTCGGGCGGCCGCCGACTCCCTCCGGATCGAGCGACTGGCGGCCGTCGGGAGCGAGCCGCCGGCCCCCGAGACGCCGATCGAGCCCGCCGAGTCGGTCGACGCCACGGTCGCCGTCGCCAGCGACGGGGCCTTCTGCTTTCGGTATCCGGCGACGATCGACCGTTTCCGGGAGCGGGCGGAGGTGATCTCGTTCTCGCCAGTTGCGGGCGATCCCGTCCCCGACTGCGACGCTGTCTATCTTCCCGGTGGGTATCCCGAACTCCACGCCGACGAACTCGAATCGGCCGGCACCCTCACGGAACTGGGCGACCGCGCTGCCGAGGGGCTCCCCGTCCTCGGCGAGTGCGGCGGACTGATGGCGATGAGCCGATCGCTGACCACGACCGACGGCGAACGCCACGCCATGGCCGGCATCCTTCCGTCGGACGTGCGGATGCACGATCGGTATCAGGCGCTGGATCACGTCGAACTCGAGGCGATCGGGAGAACGCTGACGGCGAACGCCGGCGAGCGGATTCGAGGCCACGAGTTCCACTACTCGAGCGCCGCGGTCGACGACGACGCCCGGTTCGCATTCGAGACGGTCCGCGGCGACGGCATCGACGGCGACCACGACGGCCTGACCGAGTACCTGTCGCTCGGCACGTACGTCCACGTCCACCCCGAGAGCGGGGCGTTCGACCGGTTCCTCGAGCGCGTCGCGACGGCGAACTGA
- a CDS encoding precorrin-3B C(17)-methyltransferase: MSGTETDATDASAEADGTPADHGTLSVVGIGPGLPDHMTKRAAVVIESADVVIASSLYQEFLRADGTIPPEERTDVDGIATRDDGSTQEIVRSTMGRQTELARAAFDYVREGEDVAHVSGGDPSVYGKSDLVFKMADEADATDVPIEIVPGLTAALGGAANVGAPLCNDFCTVSLSDKWRGWDEIEEKLRAAAISGFVIVLYNCWRNYEKAVDIVREERTDGAAVAIVNDAGREDAGRNGESQFITTLGEAADHDDKVSGMGTSLIIGNHETETWRNDDRTYLVTPRGGRDVDDF, from the coding sequence ATGAGCGGGACCGAAACCGACGCCACGGACGCGAGCGCCGAGGCCGACGGCACCCCCGCCGACCACGGTACGCTCTCCGTCGTCGGCATCGGTCCCGGCCTACCCGACCACATGACCAAGCGGGCCGCCGTGGTTATCGAATCGGCGGACGTCGTCATCGCTTCGAGCCTCTACCAGGAGTTCCTGCGGGCCGACGGGACGATCCCACCGGAGGAGCGAACCGACGTGGACGGGATCGCCACTCGAGACGACGGATCCACGCAGGAGATCGTCCGCTCGACGATGGGCCGCCAGACCGAACTCGCCCGCGCGGCATTCGACTACGTCCGGGAGGGAGAGGACGTGGCACACGTCTCCGGCGGCGACCCGTCGGTCTACGGCAAGTCGGATCTCGTCTTCAAGATGGCCGACGAAGCGGACGCGACGGACGTGCCGATCGAGATCGTTCCCGGCCTCACCGCGGCGCTCGGCGGCGCTGCCAACGTCGGTGCGCCGCTGTGTAACGACTTCTGTACGGTCTCGCTGTCGGACAAGTGGCGCGGCTGGGACGAGATCGAGGAGAAGCTTCGCGCAGCCGCGATTTCTGGCTTCGTGATCGTTCTCTACAACTGCTGGCGCAACTACGAGAAGGCCGTCGATATCGTCCGCGAGGAGCGGACCGACGGCGCCGCCGTGGCCATCGTCAACGACGCCGGCCGGGAAGACGCCGGGCGCAACGGCGAGAGCCAGTTCATCACGACGTTGGGCGAGGCCGCCGACCACGACGACAAGGTGTCGGGGATGGGAACCTCGCTGATCATCGGCAATCACGAGACCGAAACCTGGCGCAACGACGACCGAACGTACCTCGTCACCCCCCGCGGCGGGCGTGACGTCGACGATTTCTGA
- a CDS encoding 3-oxoacyl-ACP reductase family protein — MAETVHRLEPLERKPLSDRTCLVTGSSRGIGREIAFELARCGADVVVNYRSSEDRALEVTETIEENGETAIPVQADISEPAQVERMAEDVHDELGGIDVLVNNAGITVDRTFEDMTYEDWTAVIDVNLNGTFNCTKAFYEDVKTSNHGRLINISSVVGQQGNYGQANYATSKGGLFAFTRTLALELASHGSTANCVAPGFTETDMLEKVPDRVQNKIRADIPLDRFAEPSDIVGMIRFLASDQAEYMTGQVLGINGGMEW; from the coding sequence ATGGCCGAAACCGTTCACCGACTCGAACCCCTGGAGCGCAAGCCGCTTTCCGACCGCACCTGTCTCGTCACCGGTTCCTCACGCGGGATCGGTCGCGAAATCGCGTTCGAACTCGCCCGCTGTGGTGCCGACGTGGTGGTCAACTACCGCTCGTCCGAGGACCGTGCGCTCGAGGTGACCGAAACCATCGAGGAAAACGGCGAGACGGCGATCCCGGTGCAGGCTGACATCTCCGAGCCGGCGCAGGTCGAGCGGATGGCCGAGGACGTCCACGACGAACTCGGCGGGATCGACGTGCTGGTCAACAACGCGGGAATCACCGTCGATCGAACGTTCGAGGACATGACGTACGAAGACTGGACGGCCGTCATCGACGTCAATCTGAACGGGACCTTCAACTGCACGAAGGCGTTCTACGAGGACGTCAAAACGTCGAACCACGGCAGGCTGATCAACATCTCGAGCGTCGTCGGCCAGCAGGGCAACTACGGCCAGGCGAATTACGCGACCTCGAAGGGCGGACTGTTCGCCTTCACCCGGACGTTGGCGCTGGAACTCGCCAGCCACGGTTCGACGGCCAACTGCGTCGCGCCCGGTTTCACCGAGACGGACATGCTCGAGAAGGTGCCCGATCGGGTCCAGAACAAGATTCGAGCGGACATCCCGCTTGACCGGTTCGCCGAACCGTCGGACATCGTCGGGATGATCCGGTTTCTCGCCAGCGATCAGGCGGAGTACATGACCGGGCAGGTGCTCGGCATCAACGGCGGCATGGAGTGGTAG
- the cbiT gene encoding precorrin-6Y C5,15-methyltransferase (decarboxylating) subunit CbiT: MSPIALPHDAKAGPTKSEVRAVVRSKLALESDDHFAEVGSCTGAVTIEAAQRAGRVTALERKSERLETTERNLAANEESVRADVELRNAEAPAGLPDDADALFLGGSRNFEAVLDHAVETAIDRVVMNVSRLEVAGRAAAAFRERDLLREIVQFQVSHGYELAGATSFDADNPVYMLVGSATSDEDGDGTETVADGGEATR, translated from the coding sequence ATGTCCCCCATCGCGCTTCCACACGACGCGAAGGCCGGACCGACCAAGTCGGAGGTCCGTGCCGTCGTTCGGTCGAAGCTCGCGCTCGAGTCGGACGATCACTTCGCGGAGGTCGGTTCCTGTACGGGAGCCGTCACGATCGAAGCCGCACAGCGAGCCGGGCGGGTGACCGCCCTCGAACGAAAGTCGGAGCGACTCGAGACGACCGAGCGGAACCTCGCCGCGAACGAGGAGTCGGTCCGGGCCGACGTCGAACTGCGCAACGCGGAAGCGCCCGCGGGGCTGCCCGACGACGCCGATGCGCTCTTTCTGGGTGGGAGCCGTAACTTCGAGGCCGTGCTCGACCACGCCGTCGAAACCGCCATCGATCGGGTCGTGATGAACGTTTCCCGACTCGAGGTTGCCGGGCGAGCCGCGGCGGCCTTCCGCGAGCGCGACCTGCTCCGCGAGATCGTCCAGTTCCAGGTGAGCCACGGCTACGAACTGGCCGGCGCGACGAGTTTCGACGCGGACAACCCGGTCTACATGCTGGTCGGGAGCGCGACGTCGGACGAAGACGGCGATGGCACCGAAACAGTCGCCGACGGCGGTGAGGCGACCCGATGA
- a CDS encoding cobalt-precorrin-4/precorrin-4 C(11)-methyltransferase, with protein MTDDAETDPQDAIDSESQRRRDGLDDRIFEHSAGDEQEGIPFVGAGPGDPRLLTVAGAELLEVADLVVHAGSLVNSELIEEYCAHAKLVNSVGKDLEELIPLMRDAYEGGDNVVRLHSGDPAIYGAALEQMDALEHEGVPTYFVPGVTSAFAASATLRTQLTLNEVANHVAFTRPRGRTLTEADDHISDFVEMGDVTTCIYLGTHAVRDTMDRLLEDDHDPETPVAVIYHASWPDEDVIVGSIGNIADKVEKAGYRASALVVVGDAVTGAGYERSFLYGDWATGGSASSETAGETEAGDD; from the coding sequence ATGACCGACGACGCGGAAACCGACCCGCAGGACGCGATCGACTCGGAAAGCCAGCGGCGCCGCGACGGACTGGACGATCGGATCTTCGAGCACAGCGCCGGCGACGAACAGGAGGGGATCCCCTTCGTCGGAGCCGGCCCCGGCGACCCGCGCCTGCTGACCGTCGCCGGGGCGGAACTACTCGAGGTGGCCGACCTCGTCGTCCACGCCGGTTCACTGGTCAACAGCGAACTGATAGAGGAGTACTGCGCCCACGCGAAGCTGGTAAATTCCGTCGGCAAGGACCTCGAGGAGCTGATCCCCCTGATGCGGGACGCCTACGAGGGCGGCGACAACGTGGTCCGCCTGCACAGCGGCGATCCCGCGATTTACGGCGCGGCGCTCGAGCAGATGGACGCGCTGGAACACGAGGGCGTCCCGACGTACTTCGTGCCGGGCGTCACGTCCGCGTTTGCCGCGAGTGCGACGCTTCGGACCCAACTGACGCTCAACGAAGTCGCGAACCACGTCGCGTTCACGCGGCCGCGAGGGAGGACCCTGACCGAGGCGGACGACCACATCTCCGACTTCGTCGAGATGGGCGACGTGACGACCTGTATCTACCTCGGGACTCACGCGGTTCGCGATACGATGGATCGGCTTCTCGAGGACGATCACGACCCCGAGACGCCGGTCGCGGTGATCTACCACGCCTCGTGGCCGGACGAGGACGTGATCGTCGGGTCGATCGGGAACATCGCCGACAAAGTGGAGAAAGCAGGGTATCGCGCCTCGGCGCTGGTCGTCGTCGGCGACGCCGTGACCGGCGCGGGCTACGAACGCTCCTTCCTCTACGGCGACTGGGCCACCGGTGGTTCTGCGTCGTCGGAGACCGCCGGCGAGACGGAAGCGGGTGACGACTGA